The Cyanobacteria bacterium GSL.Bin1 genome includes the window GATAATTCCCTTGACTCACCTGAATCGAATTGATTAGACTCTTATCCGTTCCTTGATGAGACAAATTCAAGGTATGACTGAGTTTACCATCACTACACAATTCAAATCCTAACAAGCGATCGCGCTCAGGAGCAGTTGCTTCAATCACCACTGCCCCTGCACCATCTCCAAATAAAATGCAAGTGCTGCGATCCGACCAATCCACCCAACGGGAGAGTAAATCGGCTCCAATGAGTAAGACTTTTTCATAGGCACCGGTGCGGATAAATTGAGCCGCATTCACCAAACCAAAAACAAAACCAGAGCAAGCAGCGGTGAGATCAAAGGCAACCGCGTGAGTGGCACCAATTGCCGTTTGTACACTCACGGCACTGCCAAATAAATCATCGGGGGTTGAGGTGGCTAAAATGACTAAATCAATTTCTTGGGGATCCACTTTTGCCATGGCGAGGGCTTGACGGGCTGCTGTTGCTCCCATATCAGTTAAGGATTCTCCCGGTGCCGCAACACAACGCTGTTTAATTCCGGTGCGAGTCGTGATCCACTCATCAGAGGTTTCCACCATCTGCGCTAAATTTTCGTTCGTTAACTGACCCGACGGTGTTGCAGAGCCACTCCCTGTAATCGCAATTCCTGCTGAATATAATCCGTTCCTCATGCTTCTCCTTTAGGCTTCGGGGGGTTGGCTACTCACAGTCGAATCAGACATTGACGTTTGCTCTACCGTCTCTTTTGCTTCTGCGGAAACCGTAGTATAGGAACGAAGACGAGTTAAAACTTTTTCATCCACAGCATCTTTAGCCAAGCGAATGGCATTGTAAATCGAAGGCGCTTGGGAACTGCCATGACTAATCATACAGATCCCATCCACCCCCAGTAATAACGCGCCCCCATGTTCAGCATGATCGACCCGTTGTTTAATCCGTTTTAAATTGGGTTTGAGTAAAGCTGTTCCCACCATGCCATTTAAGCCTTGAGGAAGCTCTTCTTTGAGAATATTAAGTAGAACTTCGCCAATTGCTTCTGCAAACTTGAGGACAACATTTCCCACAAACCCATCACAGACAATGACATCAAAGTTTCCTGACAAGACATCTCGTCCTTCCGCATTGCCAACAAAAGGAATCTGTGGATTAGCACTCATTAACTGGTGAGCGCGAATCGATGCTTCATTTCCTTTGGAAGGTTCTTCACCAATATTCAGGAGTCCGACTTTCGGTTCCGTATTCCCTAGAACATACCGAC containing:
- the plsX gene encoding phosphate acyltransferase PlsX translates to MGSTRAKIAVDAMGGDHAPGEIITGAIRATEELDVDILLVGDPAQIQPHLESSGSATNPHLEIVPADGVIEMSEEPMAGLKRKRQASINVAMDMVKAERAEAVVSAGHSGAAMAAALLRLGRLKGIDRPAIGAILPTLIAGKSVIILDAGAMVDCRAKYLEQFGLMGTVYSRYVLGNTEPKVGLLNIGEEPSKGNEASIRAHQLMSANPQIPFVGNAEGRDVLSGNFDVIVCDGFVGNVVLKFAEAIGEVLLNILKEELPQGLNGMVGTALLKPNLKRIKQRVDHAEHGGALLLGVDGICMISHGSSQAPSIYNAIRLAKDAVDEKVLTRLRSYTTVSAEAKETVEQTSMSDSTVSSQPPEA
- the fabH gene encoding beta-ketoacyl-ACP synthase III, encoding MRNGLYSAGIAITGSGSATPSGQLTNENLAQMVETSDEWITTRTGIKQRCVAAPGESLTDMGATAARQALAMAKVDPQEIDLVILATSTPDDLFGSAVSVQTAIGATHAVAFDLTAACSGFVFGLVNAAQFIRTGAYEKVLLIGADLLSRWVDWSDRSTCILFGDGAGAVVIEATAPERDRLLGFELCSDGKLSHTLNLSHQGTDKSLINSIQVSQGNYQPITMKGKEVYRFAVEKVPEVISKALFHADLTAEQVDWLLLHQANQRIMDAVAQRLNLPLERVISNLASYGNTSAGSIPLALDEAQRAGKLKSGDIIAMSGFGAGLTWGSAIVQWQIEP